The Scleropages formosus chromosome 15, fSclFor1.1, whole genome shotgun sequence genomic sequence CTACAGTGGGAAGGTGACTTCCTTGTCCATTTGACGCTGTTCCGCTGCTCGTAGCCACAGCCGATCAGCGTTTCCTCTGGCTGCGGACGCATTTGGACGCGTTCCATTCCGTTATGGACGACTTGTGGGACGTCGTCGTTTTCGGACAAGTAACCATTCTTTGAGGTCATTCGTTCGTAGGCCGTGAAGATAGACGGCCGCGCACTGGAATGGCAACAGACGTCACGCTGCGGGAGTCGCACCCTTTCCCTGCAACTGGTGCGCAGCTCTGAGGGGGGTGTGGGTGTGCACGCAAGAAGAGGACTGCAGGAAGTGGCCTTGTGTTGGGGGCCAGAGCTGCCCACCAGTACGGTGTTGCGGCAATGTGGCCTGCCGTGTTTCTTGTGCTGGACTCCTTCCTGTACTGGGAAACGAAGGTGTTTGGGCTGCAATGTCTTCATTCGTTACGTTCCTCAGAACACACAGTCCCGTTGATGCCGTTAGCCactgctttcctctaaagcagcttaccctgaattacccatttatacgacAGGTAATCTTTACTCTGTTACAAGTGTCATACAGAACTATCGGTAAAGGGACTGGACGCGGCACCGGCTTGTGTCCTCTGTGCTTTTATCGGCCGCTCACACTCAGCACAGGAACACTTGACGCGCTGCCTCCTTCTCTAGATAGTCTATTCTAGATGGGGAACATAATGCTTTAGTGCTACAGTATATTTACTGCGCTTTCCGTAACGTTTACTGTCTGCAGCAATTCCCCTGTACAATATGCactactacagtaggaggtgggatctgaaccgcTACCTAACtgtcaggtccaaaggcagcggttcTCACCACTCAACTGCTGCCCTTCCTGAGAGCTCTACAGGAGCATCTTGAGCTTTTAGCATACAAACAAGGAGTGCGCAGTCCGAGCCGTAGCTCTCGCCTCACACGCTCTTTGCTCGTACGTCAAAGTGCGTTTCGTAGGTTTGTCTCATTTTCTCTAGGAATGGACAGTAAACCCCTGGAATGTGCTTGTGGTCCAGGAGGAGTCGGTGTGCATCCAGCATTGGTGCCAaagtgtgtctcacacacactgtccatgACTTCCAGccacgtgtctgtgtggggaGCTGGGCCCAGAGATGGACTTGATACGAAATGGGGCCCCGAACACCCCGCTGGTGTATCCATTGTAGGCTACTGCAGCAGACACATACCTTCCTCTCACGGCACCTGTAAACTCCAACACGACACCGTGTCCAGAAGCTTCGGGCAACAGGACAAGGTCCGGCATCACACGCGGCTCTGTGGTTGTGACCAGAAATCGGAGGCGTCTTCCTAAGTCAACCGTCAACTGCTGCTCTCGAACCTGCGCACCGAAGCGGCGTTGGCTGCGCTCTCTCACCCTCCCCGACAGAGGCAGTGGGTGCTTTACCGCTCAGTCGGTCtgtgggttctgctctctgctgccccCCAACGTTGGCCGCCACAGACTGGAGCACATGGTCATGGCGAAGCGACTGAGGAGGTGCCAGTTCCCCCCCCTCTGCAGGCATTATGGCTATGATGGAGAAGTGGGCCATACTGCGGTAACTTAACTACTTAATAGGGTGGCGCTGTGGTCACCTGTAGGGGAACGCAAAGCAGAAGATGGATGAGTTTGCAGCAAGGATGGGGTGGAAGACAGGTTGCGGTTAGGGTTATGTACACATTTCGAGGGGTACGGCTTCTTGCAGGAGACTGAAATGGACACAAAGGGTGGGATTCAGTACAAAAGGAGCCCTGTAGACCGCTCGCAACAGGAAGTCGTCACGAATATCAAACCATCTTTTACTGTGCTGAACACCTTTGTTCCTAGCAGAGCAGGTGCGACAGGAAGAGACGGAGGAACACGGACCCGTCTCACTTAGAAATGGAGTTTAACCGCTCAGAGGGTGGACAGAGTCCAGACAAAGGCCCTTTGGGGAATGAGTCACCCGGAGTTCCGTGGTTTCGCAACTCGACACAAATGTAACCTGTAAAGGTCTACGGTCCACTGGAGCCCAATCCCCCAGCCCCGTGTCACAGAGCATTGAGCTCAAGGGTGTGACTGGGCTCAGGAAGAGCGTTGGCTCATGGCCCCACGCAGCCCTGTCCACCACCGCCGGTCCCATCAGTCTCGCTCCTGTTTCACCGGAAACTGCAATGGCTGGGAGGCGCCTGCAGTGGGCAGCACTGATGCAGCACTAAAACGACCGCACAACCACACGACCGCTATCTTACTTTGTTTATTCGTTTGCTAGTTTGTTCTTCGGTTCTTTTCTGCCATGTGACTCACGATTATTTACACAGTTAAACACTTGTGTAATTTAGAATAGTTCAGCGTAATAAGTTAAAATGAGCCACACCTAGAGCTCTTTCCCCATCAGTGTGGGAGCGGGGGTGTGGTCAGGCTTCTGACAACCACGGTCACATGTTCCTTAACAACCTTGGTCAAAATGTGCATGAGCTCAAGGTAAGGAGAGGGAGCATCCCAAGAGCCCTGACCGCTGCAGTTGCTGTGGATGTTTCTTTCTTCATCATCTCTGGATCATAAACCAGCCTGGAATTGTGTGGCTACATCACACGTCACTTTCTCACACACCGTTCCCCTGGTCgtatttcatgttctttttcGCTTTCTGAAAATGACCTCTAACCCCCAGTGGAGAGGGCAACACACTGCAGGGGAGGTATGGGAGCTGTTGCTTGGTAACAGTGAGATATGAGGATGCGGAGCAGACAGAGGGACATGGATTTGCAAAGGTGGCTATGGTGTCTCAGTTCTCCAAGGGCCTGAGGATGAGGACAGTGTGTGGCCTGGATGTCCCACACCAGAGGAGGCACTGCAGCTACAGCACAGCTTCATCCAGGACACTGCACCTTGGCATCTGAAGGGTTGAGGACACACACCAGCGAGTGCTCAGAGAGAGGTTTGTGGGAGATGTAGGCTAGAGCTTGTAAATGGAACACATGTAGGCTCCCTCTAACCGAATGAGCTAGGTGTGTGTCGGGCTGAGTGTGACCCAGTCCAGGTGGGCTTCATAGAGACTGCATCCCAAACCAGATGTGTAAGATCTCTTCAGGGGACACCTGTAACAAGAGTGTTGTGACAAGATGACCAGTGAGAACACCTGCTCAGTAAATGGCTGAACATCTAAAGTGCAGATCACAGAAGTGGCTTCATTGCAGTGGAGCCCAAACACTCACAGGCacctggtggagcagcaggaaaCCAAAGAGTCACAACAGTGGCTGAACTGTTGGACAAATTCTGACAAACTCACGTTTATGTATACAAACATTGCAGCTTACGTcagtgatggtggtggtgatgatgatgatgatggatgtgCCACCAAGTCAGTCGACTCAGAGTAACCACTCGCATGCATTTCTGGGAAAGGGGGGAACAAAGTGATTTGGCTTGATTTTGCCTTCTTCCATGGTACATGTGCGgggtgcaaacatggggagaacatactaACTCAGTACACCCTGAGCTGGTCATGGAGCTAACATGGAACAGTGGACTAACACACTTGCAGGGACTCTGGAGAGCTCACCAGAATTCGCAAACCCACTTTATCGAGACGAGTATGAGAGGAGAATGGCAGTACCAATGCTTCTTCTGTGTGCCGCTCCTTCCCTGTACCTGCACAACGAGAGCTTGTCCGCATTCGTTTGCTGTAGGTCTTGGACTCCACCAGGGGTGTGTCTTGTCTCCTCTGCTATTTTAGTGTTGATGGATGGAATATCAGGGTGCAGTCAGGGTTTGGAGAGTATTGAGGTTGGGGATTCCagagtttcagatgatgtggtcctgttgacCTTATTAGAATGTGATCTTCAGCAGCAAAAAACCAGTTTACAGCTTAGTGTGATGTAGTCAAGCTGAAGGTAGAACTTCCAAATAGGAGGTAATGGTTCTCTCAAGGGGTCAAAGATGTTGCTTTCTTCAACCAGACAAGGTGAGCAGCTGCCCCAATTGGAAGAGTTCAAGTACCCCAGGGAGCATTTCATCAGCGACGGGTGGTGGAATTATTTGATACAGCAGCGATTTGCTGTTGCAGCTACAGTAGTGCAACAATTGTACTGGACTATGGTAATCCCTGGGTAAAGGTTGTAGTGCCAGTGCACCCTTACGTCTGTATCTCCATCCTCACCTTCGCTCACAAGCTTTGCAGAGTGACCAAAAGGCCAAGATCAGTTACAAGTACCAGAGATTACTCTTCCATAGGGTGGTGGGACCTTTGGAGAAGTTTCTTGTTTACTCAGCTGCATATAGTAAAGGCTCATCTCCTGTTGTGCACCAGCCTCATGTTCCAGGACTGATGATTTGGCAGCGCATCCATCACCACTgttatgttacttcatttagcagaggcttttctccaaagtgacttccgatgaactccgtagtgttatcagcccacataccttattcaccagggtaactttccctgctagatatactacttacaatgggtcactcatccatacagcagtggaacacacacactcactcactctctgtcactcacacaattgctgattttttctttctttcttaaagTTACCAATCCCTTTCAACAGCATATTTTaggagagtgggaggaaacctacacagagacagggagaacgtgcaaactctgcacaggctgagcagggatcgaacccacatcctctcccaccatCAAGGTGCTGGGAGACTATGgcactactcaccgtgccaccaacATCTTCCCACCACTCAGAAACACGCCATGTGCCAGAAAGCCGGACGTCAAATGGGTCTACAAACAGGAGGAGAGGAATAATTAGTCACAGACAAGGATGAGCATGTTTGAGGTCCTAATCCCATGATGATGGCAAAGGTGAGCAGGTCACAGTGTCTGGAAGCAGCAGTAGAGGAGAACCTGCCACCAGGTACCAGTCACTGGTCACGCTGTTCCCTCTCAGCTGCTGTGAAGGAAAGAGGGAAAATGAAGAGTTAGATCAAGATGATCGCAGCACCAACATAACAGCGGCTGGAACTGGAAACTGGAACTGAACGGATTGGGCTCCGAACTCAGACTGGGGCTCCGCACGTGACTTGAGCGCTTTGAACACAAACTTTGTGTCAGAAAGAAATGTTATAAATCCGTCCTGTGACTTGGCCTTagattgtgtgtgtaaaaaggaGCGAAGGGACGACCGTAGACACACCTCCGCCGGAACGGGGGCGGAGCCTCGTCTCGCGCGCTCCTCGGCGCAGGACAGCTCAGGTGAGCGGTTCGTGTCGGTGTCGGTGTCGTTGTCGGTGTCGTTGTCCGTCTTGGGCTAAGCCTGGCTAGGGCAGGATCGAGGACAGGGATTCCCAGCTTCAGCCGGATCTTCTTCTCCTCCACTGGCTCCTGCTCCGCTCAGACCACCTTGTTCATCCCAGCTCAACTCACTCGGACCTGCTTCTTCTTGTCTTCTCGAGCTCCACTCGGACCCAAGTTCGGTCCCTCGGCGGGTCTCGAGCGCAACGCGCTTCGGGCGGGTGAGCGACTTCATGGGTTTATTATTGTCATAAATCCCCAAGTGACCCATTTCTTTCATAAATCATCGCTCGACTCTTCTTGCGTCTCAGCGAACTCAACAGAGTCGTGTGAATCTGGGGAAAACAGTGTACTGTACTCGGTTTGAACTGTAAATGCGTGGACCGGCTGAAAACTTCTGAAGTGAAGGGAAGAAAGTCACGCGTGGACGTGGTTCAAACGAGGTGTGAACAACAAGCATGGAAAATGTTTCCATGATTATATCAGAGACAGTTAGTGAACTCTAACTGTCACTGTTCTGTCGGGAAAGTATCGAACTTATTGAATAAACAAAACGAAATCAGCGAAACACTTTTCTAGAACAATGAGTGTGAAGAGGCTTtgcagctttacatttacattaatttacacgtattcattagCAGACTCTTCtctcaaagcgacgtacatgatctgagagaaacacaatttgtaCTTTACATGAGGAgaatttacactttttattatgAAGAACTATGTGCACTTTCGGGGGAGCGGTGGGGCAATGCAATGGGTTGAAccgggttgaaccgggtcctgctctccggtgggtctggggtttgagtcccacttggggtgtcttgcgatggactagcgtcctgtcctgggtgtgtcccctccccctccagccttacaccctgagttgctgggttaggctccgtgaccccgtatgggacaagcggttcagaaaatgtgtgcgccCGCGCACTTTTGTTCACCAGGAGCTCCTGGTTCGCTGCCCTTTGCTTTCGTGGTAATTTCTAAAATGTTACAATGTATCCTTTGGCTTTTAGTGATTTAATCATATAATTACAAATGTTACAATTTGTCACGAGAATTTATCGCTGTGTTCGTATGTTTCCCTGAAGCTCAGGACGGCTGTGCTCTCTTCCCCGACTGGTTCCGTCTGCTGGCAAGGCGCGCTGCTGTATAACGAGGTAAAGTGCTCCACACGAGGCCTCGGAGTCTCCCTCGGGCTCCGGAGCAGattccaccccccacccccggctcCCCAGTGCCCGGTGCTGTGGTCAGCGCAGCGCGGTCAGGATGAACTGGGCGTTCCTCCAGGGGCTCCTCAGCGGAGTCAACAAATACTCCACGGCATTCGGCCGCGTGTGGCTCTCCGTCGTCTTCCTCTTCCGCCTCATGGTGTTCGTGGTGGCGGCCGAGAAGGTGTGGGGCGACGAGCAGAAGGACTTCCACTGCAACACGGCACAGCCAGGCTGCCACAACGTCTGCTACGACCACTTCTTCCCCATCTCCCACGTGCGCCTCTGGGCCTTGCAGCTCATCTTCGTGACGTGCCCCTCGCTGCTGGTCGTCCTGCACGTGGCCTACCGAGAGGACCGCGAGCGCAAGTACCAGGCCAAGCACGGCAAGGGCTGCGGGCGCCTCTACACCAACACGGGCAAGAAGCGCGGTGGCCTGTGGTGGACTTACGTCCTCACTCTGATCTTCAAGATGGGGGTGGACGCCGCGTTCGTCTTCCTCGTATACCACCTGTATGAGGGCTACGACTTCCCGTCCCTCGTCAAGTGCTCCGAGGACCCGTGCCCCAACGTCGTGGACTGCTTCATCGCGCGACCCACGGAGAAGCGCATCTTCACGATCTTCATGGTGGCCACCAGCCTGCTGTGCGTGTTGCTCTCCATGCTGGAGATTGTGTACCTGGTGGGCAAGCGCTGCTTCGAGTGCCTCGTCGCCCCTCACCGCTCGCGCCAGCTCGCCATGGCGACCTCGCTGGTCAGCAAGGATGTGGAGAGCCGCCCGCTGCGCGTGGCTGACCCCGCCCCCGCCTAcaatgtctctctctcctgaAGACAAGGCCAGAGTCTTCCTGTCCTTCGAGAGGAGACAGAGGATGTGTTGTGGCTTTTTCGCTCAGGATCTCTGCAGACAGACTCAGGAAGAGTTTCCCGCAGAGGGGCAGGCAGAAGACGAccttgaaaaaatgaaaaaaattgagttTTCAATGAAATCAGTGGTAGTCATAAAACACGAATAAAGGTTGTACATTTTTCTCCTTAGCAAATGATATAAATGCACCTGCTTTTAAGTcgcattttaaaatatgcagagaattttaacatatttttaagatttattgttttccacaaacatttctttcagctcagcaaaataaacagtatttttttctgtatggaACATCCCTGACAGGGACAtgtgggcttctctgctctacCACCACTatcctagaaggacaagcggtcaagaagatggatggatggatggaacatgGAATAAAAATCACTCCAAGGTGTTACTAAAAGTGCACTGGGAGCTGGTTGCAGCTGGTTGGCAGCACAAGTGCCAAAACAAGAGCAAATTTTAATTCTCCTTCTACTTGACCCTGTTGGCTAtatttttgttagttttgtCCGTTTATCTCGTCAGGGTCgtgggggtccggagcctatcccaggaatACTGGGCACTAGGCTTGGAGGAGCACCCAAGccccccggacaggacaccaatccattgcaggctACCTTTTCGTATGCTTGGAAGATATGAGTATGACCGTTAATCGGACCAATAATACGGAGGAATATAAGATGAGGGTGATGATGAAATTCAGCTGAGGACTGTTGAAAACACTAATTAATGTGCCAGCACTTATTCCCCAAGTGGGACAATACAACAAAGTACTTTTCAGGGCGTATGTGCAGTGTGTGGTTCACAGTCAGCAAAGGATGACTACTCCCAGACTGGACTGACCGGTACTTCTGCTTTGATACGCCAGCATCCAGCATAACGGATTGGCACAAAACGTGTGCGTGCATGTTTCAGCGGTGGAACATGTTCACACTATGGCGAGGGACAGTCAGATTTCTGTCTCGACAGGGTTACGTCTCCACAGGGCTAAGCTTCTCGCTGGACCGCTCCTGTGGGTGTGGTGTGTGGCCTGCGGGAGTAACACTGGTCTTCTGCCAGCCGTCCTTCTCAGGGTGTATGAACTCGAGTTTCTCAGAGGTCCTCACACACGCAGCTCGTTTGCTGGGAGTGGCTGCTTGTTTcatgtgtccttctttgccaaCAGTTCATGTGTTTACATCGCTTCTTACAGTCTTACTGAAGGAAActgttacacagacacacacacacacacacacatacacacaggctgCTACTAAATATACTGGCAAACATGTCTCACGTCTTCTCatgaaagtgtgttttttgAATACATAACATGAACTTTGTGtggaaaatgttcttttcttcAATCAGTGTCCAGCTAGATTGTGTTCAGATGCTGTGGCTTTCTGCTATTGTCTGGCTTGTTTACAGTTTCacaaaagcaattaaatatGCATATAACTTGTATAAAGActcaataaaaagaacattccTACAGAAGGTTCTTGGCTCTCTTTTAATTTTCCTCTGACTTGTATTTTCTGGGATAAGTGAATCATCCATTCACTCATCTTCAGTAACTGCGTACCagtgcaggatcacagtggtttggagcctgtcctggaaacagtGTGTGAGGCAGCCCACAGTCACAGACTAGAGTGTGTGTCAGTCTACagccacacacagtctcacATATGCATACACACTATGGCCACcagtcaccagttcaactgGAACACCCACCCAACTGTTCAGTTTCATAACGTTACCTGGAAATATGGGTTAGaagatgcatggatggatggatggatgattaaGGGGCAGCTGACAACacagtggatagagctgctgcctttggatccaaaggctgcaggtttgaatcctgcctactgctgcagtacccttaagcagggtgcttaccataaattgctccactaaaaattactcggctgtatcaacaagcaaatacacacacacacattttctgaaccgcttgtcccatacggggtcgcggggaaccggagcctacccggcaacacagggcgtaaggccggagggggagggacacacccaggatgggacgccagtctgtcgcaaggcaccccaagcaggacttgaaccccagacccactggagagcaggacctggtccaacctactgtgccaccgcacccccccactcaAGGAGCAAATAATTGCAtctaaacattgtaagctgctctgtAGAAACGTGTGCGGAAGAAAGCGGAGAGGAAAAATTCACAGTGATACACTTAGCATGTGGGCGGTGCTTCACGGTTCTTCACAGTCATGGTGACACAAGCGATACACAGAATTTCATGTCACCCATGACACGTCTCCAGAAACATCAACAGGAAACTACATTTACAGCAAGGATTGAAAGGACGGCTTCTGCACGTGTGACAGTCTTTCTGTCTACGTGACACCAGGAACGGTCCGCTCTCAGTCTTCCTGGTACTGGGTGCGATTCTCCTACAACAGGAGCCCTTACTGTTTCCTTTGACCTCTCAGAAACCACCAAATTATTAGATTCAGgaatcattaaaacaaattgcTGAGATGTGAACCCAGACTGACAGGAGCTGGGAGCTGGTGCGGGAGATGCCTTCCTGGGGTGTGTCAGTCTGTGCAAGAGGAAACAAGTCAGGGAAAAATACCACATTCTTTTACATAACCTGGTTGCGATAACGGAAAATAGTTTGTACAAGCTCCATCAAGACGCACAAGATTCAGTGTGGAATAAACTCGAATGCATGCAGGCTGTGTTTCCAATTtgacgtgtgtttgtgtggtcaGTTTCTCGCTGGGCTGTATAAACTGTTCTTCCTCAGCGCTCGTGCACTTTTACACCAGCTGAGCCGGGCGGGAACACCCTGTCCGGTGCAGGGCTCTGTGAGCTCCACGCTTTGCCACAGCGGTTCATGAACAGCGGTTCATGGTCCCAGTGGAAATCCGTGGAGCTCCTTCCAGGTAGACACTTCCATCAGTGAGTCCAGCACTGCATATTTTTTAGAGAAACAGGGCTTCACCCTAAAGGAAGTGCTCTGCTAAACAGGTGTTGAGAGTTGCGTCTTCGATACCAAGAGGATTGTGTTATTCCTCTTCAAAGAAGCGTTAAACTGGTCCCAGCTGGGTCACCAGGCACAATAACATGCCTAGTTCTGTGTTCCTCCACCCACGTTCAGCAAGCAGCAACACGTTTGGGATGAGTGAAAGAATGAGGAACATTCATGCTCATGGCAACGTCGTCCCCAGACAAACACAATCTTGCTCCTGAGACGTGTACACGCTAGGGGTGGGGGTCGCCCACGGAGGAGAACACGGCATGCAAAGACAGAGCAGAACGTGAGTCATAGATCTGGATTCCTCCTTCAAAGTTTGGGACTGAGTCATAGTACAGAGGGCCTTTACACTGCCATGCAGTGCTTCACGGTTCCTTCGCACTGCATT encodes the following:
- the LOC108931294 gene encoding gap junction beta-4 protein-like, with the protein product MNWAFLQGLLSGVNKYSTAFGRVWLSVVFLFRLMVFVVAAEKVWGDEQKDFHCNTAQPGCHNVCYDHFFPISHVRLWALQLIFVTCPSLLVVLHVAYREDRERKYQAKHGKGCGRLYTNTGKKRGGLWWTYVLTLIFKMGVDAAFVFLVYHLYEGYDFPSLVKCSEDPCPNVVDCFIARPTEKRIFTIFMVATSLLCVLLSMLEIVYLVGKRCFECLVAPHRSRQLAMATSLVSKDVESRPLRVADPAPAYNVSLS